In Oxobacter pfennigii, the DNA window AGTCAATAATCCTTCCATGACTGTCCTGCATAAAATCAACCCCTCTCCACGTCTATAATCTTACCGGCTTCGCTATAATCATAACCGCCGAGCTCATCCAGCTTGTCAAAGAATTCCCGGCTTTTTAATACACTTAATAATTCCTTTATCATAGGCTGCTCCATATATTCTTGAGATATGGCTATATCGTATTCCTCATTGCAAACAGGTATGAAATCAAGACCCATTAATATGGCAGCTGAATATACCCCCAAACCGCAATCCGCATCGTCATTGGCTACAGCGGCAGCTACAGCTAAATGAGTAAATTCCTCTCTTTGATAGCCCGTGATATTCCTTGGCTCTATATTAAGCTTCTTAAGATTATAGTCAAGAAGAAGCCTGGTTCCCGAACCTCTTTGTCTGTTTACAAATCTTATTGACTTATCCTGCAGGGCTGTGAAATCCTTTATATTCAGAGGATTTTCTTTCCTGACCATAAAACCTTGAATTCTTTTAACACATTTTATAATGCATATATCCTTATCAGGAATATATTTTTTAATATAAGATATATTGTATTCACCCGTATCCATATCCAGAAGGTGGATGGGCGCTATATGGGTTTCTTCATTCTTAAGGGCCGTAATCCCACCCATACTGCCGACATGGGCAGAGGATAAGAAATATTTTCCGGTGTTTTTATGAAGCATATCCGACAGGGTATCTATTATAGGATCGTGGCTCCCAATACACACTATGGTGTTTTTTATATCCGATACCTTTGTCATAAGGCTTATTTTTACTTCTGTTCCAGCCTCTAGGCCTTCCACATGCTGAGGAATTTCCAAAACTCCGTCAGCCTTTACAAGGGACATTGTAGCACCGGCACCCCGGCTTAAAGGTGCAGCTACGAACTTGTCACCTATGTATCCTAATTTCATTCTTACGAATTCATGATATTTAAGGGAGGACATGACCCTTCGCGTGAGAGTTGCCATAACTGTTGACGGCATCTGTGCTTTATATGATAAATACTCGTTAATGAGTCTTTTTGCTATAATATCCATAATAAAATAGGCCGATACAGGATATCCGGGTATCCCGATTATTGGTTTATTATTTACAATCCCCATCATTACAGGTTTCCCCGGCTTTATGGCCACTCCGTGAATAATAAGGTCCCCTAAATCGCTGATTGCCGAAGAAGTATAATCTTCCCTGCCCGCCGAAGAACCTGCGTTTATTAAAACTATATCGCATTCCTTTGATGCCCGTTTTACGGCTGACTTTATTTCATCATAATCGTCTTTGACAATTTCATATCTTTTAGGAATTCCGCCCCATTCATCCACCTGGGACATGAAAACTCTGGAATTGAAATCTATAATATCCCCCACTTTTAAAGGTGCCCCCGGTTCTACAAGCTCCGTTCCCGTGGGTATGATACCTACCATGGGCTTCTTATAAACTGAAATTTCATTGACTCCGCCGGCAATCATGGCGCCTATATCAACAGGTCTTATTTTATGATTGGTTGGGACAATCAGCTGGCTTTCCACTATATCTTCCCCAATAGGCCTTATATTCTGCCAGGGAATGGCGGCATTATATATTTTAACCTTGTTTTTGCCTGTTCTTATTAAATCCTCAACCATTATGACACAATCAAATTCCTTTGGTATTGGGTCTCCCGTGTCAACGACTACATAATCCTTATTTTCAATAAGCTCTATGTGATTTCTCTCCGAGGCACCGAAGGTTTTCTCGCTTAAAGTTGCTATTCCATCCATGGCAGAGGAATTATAGTGGGGGGAAGAAATTAAAGAGTATACAGGCTGTGCAGTTACCCTGCCCAATCCATCCCAGGTATTTATTTTTTCCGTTGACTTATTAATGGTACCTAATCTTTCAAAATAGGTATCTATTGCTTCATTTAATTCATAGTTGGATAAATACACATTCTGCAAAATCCCACCGCCTTAGAATTTATAGGCATAAACAACCTGACCTTCCTTTATGCCTTCCTGGTTTTTCTCTATCCTTATATAACCCCAGGCCTTTGAAAACCCCGTCATAAGCCCCGATTTGCCAAAAACGGGCGTGGCCTTAATTTTATCTCCGTCATAATCAAGCATAACGGGTAAATATTCCTCACGGCCCTTGGCCTTATGATAGTTTATATTAAATGTACAGGTTACCGGATATTCCAAAAGTTTGTGCCCTGTAAGGCTGTTTAAATAATGGCTTACTATAACCCTGTGCATAACGGCACAGGCAAGGGGATGGCCGGGAAGGCCGAAAATGATTTTATCCCTGACCTTGCCTACTATTGTAGGTTTGCCGGGCTTGACGGAAATCCCGTGTATCAATACTCCCGGTCCTTCAAAGGAGTTTATGACATTTACAGTCTCATCCTTTTTTCCTACCGAACTGCCGCCGGATATTATCACAGCATCACATTCACTCAGCGCCTTCTCCACAGTATTTTTAAGAAGGCTGAATTCATCCTTTATAAGCCCATAAACAACCGGTTCTCCGCTATCCTCCATAATCAGTGAATACAGAAGATGGGTATTTATATCCCTGACCTGCCCGGGCTTCGGAATGCCATCAGCTTTTACTATCTCATCTCCGGTAGAAATTATTGCCACCTTTGGCTTTCTGGAGACTTTGATATTTAAAAAGCCAAGGCTTGATAAAACTCCAACTTCATAGGGTCTTAATCTGGTCCCCTTTTTTATTGCCACTTCACCTGTTTTAATATCTTCACCAGCATCAATTATATTTTCGCCGGGTGCCGCCGGATTACTTATAAGCAATGTGCTCTCATCAAGCCTTTCAGTATATTCCATCATTACAACGCTATTTGCGCCATAAGGCAGCATGCCCCCCGTAGGAACATAAACGCAGTCCCCCGGAAATTCTATTCTCTCAACAGGTACCTGCCCCATTAAAACTTCACCTTTTAAATTCATCATGGAAGGAATGGATTCACTTGCTCCAAATACATCCTTTGAAAAAACTGCATATCCGTCTACGGCAGACCTCTTGAATGCCGGCACATCCTCTTTAGAGATTACATCCTCATATAATATCCTTCCCGTACATTCATCAAGGTTAACAATTTCATATCCTATTTTTATATTAAAATTATCATCTATTATCATTCTCGCATCTGAAACTGTTACTACATTGAAAAACTCCATATCAAATCCTCCTACCTGGCGCACTCGCCTCCGGTACCTATCAGTATTTCAATACCATGAGGGAGGGCAGGCATTATGACCTCCAGATTTTCAATTGCAGCTTTAGGGCTTCCCGGAAGATTGACTATTAACGTCTTATTTCTTATCCCTGCAATGGCTCTTGATAACATAGCTTTAGGTGTAATCTCCAATGACTTAAGCCTCATGGCTTCGCCTATTCCAGGTACATATTTTTGTATGACCATCTGTGTGGCTTCAGGCGTTACGTCTCTTTGTGAAAATCCTGTCCCTCCATTTGTAAATACCAAATCCACCTTTAATTCATCACAAAGATATTTTAATTCATCCACAATCATTTCAAGCTCATCGGGAATAATTTTATAATACTCTATTACAAAGCCATTATTTTCTATGGCGCTTCTTATTGACGGGCCTGTCACATCTATCCTTTCGCCTTTTGAGCCTTTATCACTCATGGTTAAAATAGCTGTTTTAATCATACTATCCCTCCATCATTTTCCCTATATATTCAAAATAAGCTTTATCAATCTATGGTCAGGATTATTCAAAACCTTTGTTTTATCTCCTGCCTCTATGACCTTCCCCCTGTCCATAAATACTACTTTGCTTGCTATTCTTTTAGCTTGATTAAGGTCATGGGTAACCATGATCACCAAACGTCCTTTTTCAGCCATATCCGCAATAAGTTTTTCAGCCGTCAGAGTGCTTTCAATATCCATACTGGCGGTAGGTTCATCCAATAGGGTGACTTCCGTTTCTAAAACAGCTGTCCTTAAAAGTGCTACTTTGGCACTTTCACCCCCCGATAACCTCTTCCCGTTTTTATCCAGCAAATCCTCGATATTAAAATATGAGAAGTACTTATCTACTGTATCATCAATCTGTTTCCGGCTGAATTTCCTGTATTTAAGCCCGCTTTTAATATTATCCATAACGGATAAATTAAAAAGATAGGGTTTTTGCATCATTATAGAAATGTTGTTCTTTACATCCTCCATATTCCGGGTAGTATTATAATATATCGAGCCTCCGCTTAACCTGTTAACGCCGGAAATACATTCTAAAAGAGTGCTTTTCCCGCTGCCGTTAAGTCCCAGCAATGCATATATATTTCCCTCTTCAAATTTCAGGTCTTCAACATCCATTACCCTTCTTTTGCCATATTCCTTATAAGCATTCTCTACATATATATCCATTATTATTCTCCTTCCCGGAACTTAAACAGTATGGAATTCACCATAAAAGATATTCCAAGAAGTACAATACCTATAAATATAGCCTCATTAAAATTTCCTTTTCCCGTTTCCAATGCTATATAGGTTGTCATGACTCTGGTAAATCCCTTAATGTTACCTCCAACCATCATAACTGCGCCCACCTCGGATACCGCTCTTCCAAATCCAGATGTAATAATGGATAAAAGCTGAATCCTGCATTCCTTCATGATGGTTAAAAATGTATCAAATTTTCCCGCACCAAGAGAAATACATGTTTTTTCAACTTCCCTGCCTGCCTTGGATATTGTTGATACAGTCAGCGAAAAAATTATAGGCAATACCAGAAGAGTCTGGGCAATTATCATAGCAGTTGGCGTAAATAAAAGGCTAAGGCTGCCTAAAGGTCCTCTTCTGGATAACAGCATATATACTATAAGTCCCATGAGAACCGGCGGAAGGCTCATCAGAGTATTTGCAATCCTTAATATGGCTTTTTTACATTTGAATTCATTTAAGGCTGTCGGTATTCCCAAAGCAAGTCCTGCAAGAGAAGCAATAAATGTAGATGTTAAAGATACAAACATGGACATAAGGATTACGGAATATAGGTCACTGTA includes these proteins:
- a CDS encoding ABC transporter permease encodes the protein MSDFIRDFFINYSDLYSVILMSMFVSLTSTFIASLAGLALGIPTALNEFKCKKAILRIANTLMSLPPVLMGLIVYMLLSRRGPLGSLSLLFTPTAMIIAQTLLVLPIIFSLTVSTISKAGREVEKTCISLGAGKFDTFLTIMKECRIQLLSIITSGFGRAVSEVGAVMMVGGNIKGFTRVMTTYIALETGKGNFNEAIFIGIVLLGISFMVNSILFKFREGE
- a CDS encoding ATP-binding cassette domain-containing protein; translation: MDIYVENAYKEYGKRRVMDVEDLKFEEGNIYALLGLNGSGKSTLLECISGVNRLSGGSIYYNTTRNMEDVKNNISIMMQKPYLFNLSVMDNIKSGLKYRKFSRKQIDDTVDKYFSYFNIEDLLDKNGKRLSGGESAKVALLRTAVLETEVTLLDEPTASMDIESTLTAEKLIADMAEKGRLVIMVTHDLNQAKRIASKVVFMDRGKVIEAGDKTKVLNNPDHRLIKLILNI
- a CDS encoding molybdopterin biosynthesis protein yields the protein MLQNVYLSNYELNEAIDTYFERLGTINKSTEKINTWDGLGRVTAQPVYSLISSPHYNSSAMDGIATLSEKTFGASERNHIELIENKDYVVVDTGDPIPKEFDCVIMVEDLIRTGKNKVKIYNAAIPWQNIRPIGEDIVESQLIVPTNHKIRPVDIGAMIAGGVNEISVYKKPMVGIIPTGTELVEPGAPLKVGDIIDFNSRVFMSQVDEWGGIPKRYEIVKDDYDEIKSAVKRASKECDIVLINAGSSAGREDYTSSAISDLGDLIIHGVAIKPGKPVMMGIVNNKPIIGIPGYPVSAYFIMDIIAKRLINEYLSYKAQMPSTVMATLTRRVMSSLKYHEFVRMKLGYIGDKFVAAPLSRGAGATMSLVKADGVLEIPQHVEGLEAGTEVKISLMTKVSDIKNTIVCIGSHDPIIDTLSDMLHKNTGKYFLSSAHVGSMGGITALKNEETHIAPIHLLDMDTGEYNISYIKKYIPDKDICIIKCVKRIQGFMVRKENPLNIKDFTALQDKSIRFVNRQRGSGTRLLLDYNLKKLNIEPRNITGYQREEFTHLAVAAAVANDDADCGLGVYSAAILMGLDFIPVCNEEYDIAISQEYMEQPMIKELLSVLKSREFFDKLDELGGYDYSEAGKIIDVERG
- a CDS encoding molybdopterin molybdotransferase MoeA, with the translated sequence MEFFNVVTVSDARMIIDDNFNIKIGYEIVNLDECTGRILYEDVISKEDVPAFKRSAVDGYAVFSKDVFGASESIPSMMNLKGEVLMGQVPVERIEFPGDCVYVPTGGMLPYGANSVVMMEYTERLDESTLLISNPAAPGENIIDAGEDIKTGEVAIKKGTRLRPYEVGVLSSLGFLNIKVSRKPKVAIISTGDEIVKADGIPKPGQVRDINTHLLYSLIMEDSGEPVVYGLIKDEFSLLKNTVEKALSECDAVIISGGSSVGKKDETVNVINSFEGPGVLIHGISVKPGKPTIVGKVRDKIIFGLPGHPLACAVMHRVIVSHYLNSLTGHKLLEYPVTCTFNINYHKAKGREEYLPVMLDYDGDKIKATPVFGKSGLMTGFSKAWGYIRIEKNQEGIKEGQVVYAYKF
- a CDS encoding MogA/MoaB family molybdenum cofactor biosynthesis protein; this translates as MIKTAILTMSDKGSKGERIDVTGPSIRSAIENNGFVIEYYKIIPDELEMIVDELKYLCDELKVDLVFTNGGTGFSQRDVTPEATQMVIQKYVPGIGEAMRLKSLEITPKAMLSRAIAGIRNKTLIVNLPGSPKAAIENLEVIMPALPHGIEILIGTGGECAR